A region of Cellulophaga sp. RHA19 DNA encodes the following proteins:
- a CDS encoding Ig-like domain-containing protein: MKHYIHILILVIFCCSCSKKEAPKKQDNSNILFTELTSKKRYSVTDSIVLKFSASKDNNAVLVIKNAYGLTVVLPKKEKENITFKIPESFTKIASNLHWRLVLDTHTKLSGTIRILPSAEKKPKLETYLGPRSIIAGGNDFSMLVNAPTDKYDNPLVSGTKVAIKHQFKKNVTVDTLKVKNLVAWTNIFSPKKTGRILITSLVDSTKSKELTSVILPDNAADFSVDYSRNHEYADGNQIITFTTSTIKDNHGNIVSDGTLVLFTAKNSEGRLLQTNGTTINGVAIAKLLHPSKEEYWTITAYVTGAAKSKPITVEFNSAVKDYNIQLSANNRTITIGPIESFMQQFVPDGLAVTATIYSADKTLLNTKKTTSLKGVATFNFDKAFFKPGIYTIKIEAAGIVKNKVVTLK, encoded by the coding sequence TTGAAGCATTATATACACATATTAATACTAGTAATTTTCTGCTGTAGTTGCAGTAAAAAAGAGGCGCCTAAAAAACAAGATAATAGCAACATTTTGTTTACAGAGTTAACTAGTAAAAAAAGATACTCAGTTACAGATAGCATTGTTTTAAAATTTTCTGCTAGCAAGGATAACAATGCTGTTTTAGTGATTAAAAATGCATATGGATTAACTGTTGTTTTACCCAAAAAAGAGAAAGAAAATATAACTTTTAAGATCCCTGAAAGTTTTACAAAAATTGCTAGTAATTTACATTGGCGACTGGTTTTAGACACGCACACAAAATTAAGCGGAACTATACGTATTTTACCTAGTGCTGAAAAAAAACCGAAGCTAGAAACATACTTAGGCCCTAGAAGTATTATTGCTGGCGGTAACGATTTTTCAATGCTTGTAAATGCTCCTACAGATAAGTATGATAACCCTTTGGTTTCTGGCACTAAGGTGGCTATAAAACATCAGTTTAAAAAAAATGTAACCGTAGATACTTTAAAGGTTAAAAACTTAGTGGCTTGGACCAATATTTTTTCGCCTAAAAAAACAGGTCGTATTTTAATAACATCCTTAGTAGACAGCACAAAATCTAAGGAATTAACCTCTGTAATTTTACCAGATAATGCTGCCGATTTTTCTGTAGATTATAGTAGAAACCACGAGTACGCAGATGGCAACCAAATTATAACATTTACAACATCTACAATAAAAGATAATCACGGCAATATTGTAAGTGATGGTACTTTAGTTCTTTTTACTGCCAAAAATAGCGAAGGCAGATTGCTACAAACAAATGGCACAACTATAAATGGTGTAGCTATTGCAAAACTACTACACCCATCTAAAGAAGAGTATTGGACAATTACAGCTTACGTAACCGGAGCTGCAAAAAGCAAACCTATTACCGTAGAGTTTAACTCCGCTGTTAAAGATTATAACATACAATTATCTGCAAATAACAGAACAATTACCATTGGACCTATAGAAAGTTTTATGCAGCAATTTGTGCCAGATGGGCTAGCTGTTACAGCAACTATTTATAGTGCAGATAAAACTTTATTAAACACTAAAAAAACAACATCTTTAAAAGGTGTTGCCACATTTAATTTTGATAAAGCTTTTTTTAAACCTGGTATTTATACCATTAAAATTGAAGCAGCAGGCATAGTTAAAAACAAAGTTGTTACCTTAAAATGA
- a CDS encoding response regulator — protein MKILAIDDQQLILLSVEKKLTDLGYQVETASSGADGIKVFNSFNPDLVIVDINMPDMSGLDVVKHIKNNSKTAIMIMSGNTDEDIILDGFNLGIDDYMKKPVSLEEVAARVKRIVGAPTQAESVAKVEGGQMLQKNCVGVVIPCYNEADRLSSKEFKDFAQKNLGYHLCFVNDGSTDNTLEVLEELRKDSENTISVYNCEKNGGKAEAVRQGVLHLAKDPQFDYIGYLDADLSTDFTDFDDLVKTIESSDYKIVSGSRISRMGADITKESARKIISKTINLIIQNILKMPFKDTQCGAKIMDREIATTMFNKKFITRWLFDVEIFMRMKKKYGKDNVQQLICEQPLKRWIHADGSKLSMKDSIKIVGQLAQIRMHYGNKSYEV, from the coding sequence ATGAAAATTTTAGCTATTGATGATCAACAATTAATTTTACTTTCTGTAGAGAAGAAATTAACTGATTTAGGATATCAAGTAGAAACTGCAAGTTCTGGAGCTGATGGTATAAAAGTATTTAATTCTTTTAATCCAGATTTAGTAATTGTAGATATTAATATGCCAGATATGAGTGGTTTAGATGTGGTAAAACACATTAAAAATAATTCTAAAACTGCCATAATGATAATGTCTGGTAATACAGACGAAGATATTATTTTAGATGGATTTAATCTTGGTATAGATGACTATATGAAGAAGCCAGTAAGTTTAGAAGAAGTTGCTGCACGTGTTAAACGTATTGTTGGCGCTCCTACACAAGCTGAGTCAGTAGCAAAAGTAGAAGGCGGACAAATGCTTCAGAAAAACTGCGTAGGTGTTGTTATACCTTGTTACAATGAAGCAGATAGGTTGTCTAGTAAAGAATTTAAAGACTTTGCACAGAAAAACTTAGGATACCATTTGTGTTTTGTAAACGATGGTAGTACAGATAATACTTTAGAAGTTTTAGAAGAATTAAGAAAAGATAGTGAAAACACCATAAGCGTATATAATTGCGAAAAAAATGGAGGTAAGGCGGAAGCTGTTCGTCAAGGAGTTTTGCATTTAGCTAAAGATCCTCAGTTTGATTATATAGGGTATTTAGATGCAGATTTATCTACAGATTTTACAGATTTTGACGATTTAGTAAAAACAATTGAAAGCTCTGATTATAAAATTGTAAGCGGATCTAGAATTAGCAGAATGGGAGCAGATATAACAAAAGAATCTGCACGTAAAATAATAAGTAAAACAATAAACCTTATTATTCAAAATATATTAAAAATGCCATTTAAAGATACACAGTGTGGTGCTAAAATAATGGATAGAGAAATAGCAACTACAATGTTTAATAAAAAGTTTATTACACGTTGGTTGTTTGATGTAGAGATCTTTATGCGTATGAAAAAGAAATACGGAAAAGATAATGTGCAACAGTTAATTTGCGAACAACCATTAAAAAGATGGATACACGCAGACGGTTCTAAATTATCTATGAAAGACTCTATTAAAATTGTTGGTCAGTTAGCGCAGATTAGAATGCACTACGGAAATAAAAGTTATGAAGTTTAG
- a CDS encoding sodium:solute symporter has translation MSNLSYIDLTVLVLYIVFIIWWALKNGKSNDSDAYFLAGRNLTWPMVGLSLFAASVSSSTLMGHSGEGFISGIAVFNYNWISVLIMVFFAMFFLPFYIKSGIFTMPEFLERRFDGKSRTYFSFITIIGNVFLDAAATLYTGALIIKMIFPEVEIIWIIIGMAAVAGSYTIIGGLSSAINADMIQAAVLIIGSSILSFYAISNIGGWESFIDKFNDGVWLKLTRPLDDPTVPWLGMWVGIPILGFYFWANNQVMVQRVLSAKSIDHGRKGVLLVGFLYLFTLFIFIVPGLIARGINLFGVENLPHELISGIELKEKYGINTDQVYPRLIVKLLPVGLIGIILSAMISALTSTLSATLSSVSTLFTMDFYSKIDKNASSAKKVKVGKITAVITLIIAVIWAPYIQSFDSLIAYYQEIVSYLAPPIVGTFFIGLFWKRANAKGAFSGLMAGLVVAATIMTLKYILDVKIDIHFLLLAPVLLLISLVVSVVVSLATAPPPADKVKANTWTKQIWIDETKELKGIVWYKNFRVQAILLVIACFVMYGLFY, from the coding sequence ATGAGTAATTTAAGTTATATAGACCTTACGGTTCTTGTTCTTTATATTGTTTTTATAATATGGTGGGCTTTAAAAAACGGTAAGAGTAACGATTCTGACGCTTATTTTTTAGCTGGCAGAAACTTAACTTGGCCAATGGTTGGGTTGTCTTTGTTTGCCGCAAGCGTATCTAGTTCTACTTTAATGGGACATTCTGGTGAAGGCTTTATTAGTGGTATTGCAGTGTTTAACTACAACTGGATATCTGTATTAATAATGGTGTTTTTTGCTATGTTCTTTTTACCTTTCTACATAAAATCTGGAATTTTTACAATGCCAGAATTTTTAGAGCGCAGGTTTGATGGTAAATCAAGAACCTACTTTTCTTTTATTACAATTATTGGTAACGTTTTTTTAGATGCCGCTGCAACACTATACACAGGAGCCTTAATTATTAAAATGATTTTTCCGGAAGTAGAAATCATCTGGATTATTATAGGTATGGCTGCCGTAGCCGGTAGTTATACAATTATTGGTGGTTTATCTTCTGCAATAAATGCAGATATGATACAGGCTGCTGTGTTAATTATTGGTTCTTCAATTTTATCGTTTTACGCTATTAGCAATATTGGTGGTTGGGAATCTTTTATAGATAAATTTAATGATGGTGTTTGGCTAAAATTAACCAGACCTTTAGACGACCCAACCGTACCTTGGTTAGGAATGTGGGTTGGGATACCTATACTTGGATTTTACTTTTGGGCCAACAACCAAGTTATGGTACAACGTGTTTTATCTGCAAAATCTATAGACCACGGTAGAAAAGGTGTTTTACTAGTAGGCTTTTTATACCTATTTACGTTATTTATATTTATTGTGCCTGGATTAATTGCGCGTGGCATAAACCTATTTGGAGTAGAAAATTTACCACATGAGTTAATTAGTGGTATAGAGTTAAAAGAAAAATATGGTATTAATACAGACCAAGTATACCCTAGACTAATTGTAAAATTATTGCCCGTTGGTTTAATTGGTATTATTTTATCTGCAATGATATCTGCCCTAACCTCTACCTTAAGTGCTACCTTAAGTTCTGTATCTACTCTTTTTACAATGGATTTTTACAGTAAAATTGATAAAAATGCAAGTAGCGCCAAAAAGGTAAAAGTTGGTAAAATTACAGCCGTAATCACATTAATAATTGCGGTTATTTGGGCACCTTATATTCAAAGTTTTGATTCACTTATTGCTTATTACCAAGAAATAGTTTCTTATTTAGCACCACCAATTGTTGGTACATTTTTTATAGGCTTGTTCTGGAAAAGAGCTAATGCAAAAGGTGCTTTTAGCGGTTTAATGGCTGGCTTAGTTGTTGCTGCAACAATTATGACACTAAAGTACATTTTAGACGTTAAAATAGATATACACTTTTTACTATTAGCGCCAGTATTACTACTTATTAGTTTAGTTGTATCTGTAGTTGTTAGTTTGGCTACTGCACCACCACCTGCAGATAAGGTTAAAGCAAACACATGGACTAAACAAATTTGGATAGATGAAACCAAGGAGTTAAAAGGTATTGTTTGGTATAAAAATTTTAGAGTACAAGCTATTTTGTTAGTTATAGCTTGCTTTGTTATGTATGGCTTATTTTATTAA